In Lolium rigidum isolate FL_2022 chromosome 3, APGP_CSIRO_Lrig_0.1, whole genome shotgun sequence, the genomic window TTTTATATCTAAAATAAATAGAAATCCCCACTAGGGTTTTTTTCTCGATGAGGCCAAGTCTCTTAGTCAGATATTTGTGTTTTTAGTGATACAGTTGGGCCCTTTCGTTACGTATTCAAAAAAAAGTTGTGCCCCTCATGTCTTAAGTGTACTCCTTAGCAATAAATAACTTTGCTATCCATGCTCAAATGCAAAGCCTCTGAAGCTATATGTGCCCGCAGGATCTAGATATCACCTACAAAGGGTGAACAGGTGATGTAAAACAATTGTATTTTTATCTTGAATAACATGGAAGTAAACTAGCAGTTCAATTTATCACGCTTAAAACATTAATAtgataggctcaactaagtgcactaACACCTTATGCTAAATAAGATTtaaacaactatgtgatagcaatatATAACAAGGTGCTATATAATTTCAAGCATGAATGCTATCACATGATTAGTCACAATGTTCTCACCTTGAGGTGCGGGGTAAACTCACCACCACTAAGGTCTCACCTCAAGAGGCAGGGCGAAAGGGTATTTCCCTCCGTAAGTGGGTTGGGTGCTTCATGACAAAATAATCATGATGCCATTGTGTTAAAAGACTAGGTGTATTTGATGAATGACACAATAAAGTAATTGACCACTCAAAAGTGAAAAGAGATATGATGGTCTTTGACATTTTCTTTATTTGAGTCGTAGAAAACCCTACTATCAGGTTCATAATGGAAGGCATGGGCGAAatcggtgatacgtcccaaacgtatctataattttttatgttccatgctacttttatgatgatactcacatgttttatacacattatatgtcattattatgcattttccggcactaacctattgacgagatgccgaagagccagttgttgttttctgctgtttttggaaatattctcagaattggacgaaatcaacgcccagggtcctatttttccacgaagcttccagaagtccgaagaggaaacgaagtggggccacgaggtggccacacaacagggcggcgtggcccagcccctggccgcgcggccctagcgtgtgggtccctcgtgtggccccctgacctgcccttccgcctacttaaagtcttcgtcgcgaaacccccagtaccgagagccacgatacggaaaaccttccagagacgcagccgccgccaatcccatctcgggggattcggggagatcgcctccggcaccctgccgagaggggaatcatctcccggaggtctcttcatcgccatgatcgcctccggatcgatgtgtgagtagttcacccctggaccatgggtccatagcgagtagctagatggtcgtcttctcctcattgtgctatcatgttcgatcttgtgagctgcctatcatgatcaagatcgtttatttgtaatcctacatgttgtgtttgttgggatccgatggatattgaatactatgtcaagttgattatcaatctatcatatatgagttgtttatgttcttgcatgctctccgttgctagtagaggctctggccaagttgatacttgtgactccaagagggagtatttatgctcgatagtgggttcatgcctccattaaatgcgggacggtgatagaaagttctaaggttgtggatgtgatgttgccactagggataaaacatcgatgctttgtctaaggatatttgtgttgattacattacgcaccatacttaatgcaattgtccgttgcttgcaacttaatacggaaggggttcggatgataactctgaaagtggactttttaggcatagatgcatgcttggatggcggtctatgtactttgtcgtaatgccactgattaaatctcatagtactcatcatgatatatgtatgtgcattgttatgccttctttatttgtcaattgcccaaccgtaatttgttcacccaacatgctatttatcttatgggagagacaccactagtgatctgtggaccccgatcctattctttacatccgaaatacaatctacttgcaatacttgttctttacttgttcttcgcaaacaatcatcttccacacaatacggttaatcttttgttcacgagcaagccggtgagattaacaacctcatcgttacgttggggcaaagtactttggttgtgttgtgcaggttccacgttggcgccggaatccctggtgttgcgccgcactacactccgccaccaacaaccttcaacgtgcttcttggctcctactggttcgataaaccttggtttctttatgagggaaaacttactgctgtgcacatcacaccttcctcttggggttcccaacggacgtgtgtctcacgcgcatcaagagctgttttacggcgccgttgcaggtgagatcaagacacgctgcaaggggagtctccacgtccaatctctttactttgtttttgtcttgctttactttactttatttactactttgtttgctgcactaaaacaaaacacaaaaaaattagttgctagctttactttatttactgtcttgttctccatattaaaaacacaaaaaaaatttagttacttgcatttactttgtttagtttgctttatttactattgctaaaatgaatacccctgaaaatactaagttgtgtgacttcacaaacactaataataatgatttcctatgcacacctattgctccacctgctactacagcagaattctttgaaattaaactcgctttcttgaatcttgttatgagagagcaattttttggtgttagttctgatgatgctgctgcccatcttaataattttgttgaactatgtgaaatgtaaaagtataaggatgtagatggtgatattataaaattgaaattgtttcctttctccttaagaggaagagctaaagattggttgctatctttgcctaagaatagtattgattcatggactaaatgtaaagatgcttttattggtagatattatcctcccgctaaaattatatctttgagaagtagcataatgaattttaagcaattagataatgaacatgttgctcaagcatgggagagaatgaaatctatggtaaagaattgcccaacccatggactgactacttggatgatcatccaaaccttctatgcaggattgaatttttcttcgcggaacatattggattcagctgcttggaggtacctttatgtccatcactttgggggcggcaacaaatcttcttgatgatatgatgataaattactccgaatggcacacggaaagagctccacaaggtaagaaggtaaattcgtcgaagaaacctcctccttgagtgataagattgatgtgattatgtctatgcttgtgaatggtagatctaatgttgatccaaataatgttcctttagcttcattggttgctcaagaagagaatgttgatgtaaatttcattaaaaataataatttcaacaacaatgcttataggaataattctggtaacaactataggccatatccttctgctaatggtaatggttatggtaattcttatggtaattattacaacaatagtaggagtgtaccccctggtcttgaagccatgcttaaagaatttattagtacacaaactgcttttaacaaatctgttgaggaaaagcttgataaaattgatattattgcttctaaggttgatagacttgcctctgatgttgatcttttaaaattgaaagttatgcctaataaggataatgaaaataagattgttactacagcaaatgccatccaagttagaattaatgagaatataagattaatggctgaattgcgtgctaggtgggatagagaagaaaatgaaaaactagctaaagagaataatgtagctaaagtttggactattaccaccactagtaatgttaatgattcacatgtttctacaccctctactatcaatggtaaaataattggtgttggcaatgtttctactcctagtgcaaagcgtgcaaaattacctgaaactgctaaaactgctgaaactgataaaactgctgaaattttttccaacattggggacaacgattccattgctgtaggtcataatgatttagactttgatgattgtcacatctctgaagttataaagttcttacaaaaacttgctaaaagtcccaatgctagtgctataaattggcctttacaaaacatattacaaatgctctcataaaagctagagaagagaaactaaaacttgaaacttctattcctaggaagttagaagatggttgggagcccatcattaagatgagggttaatgattttgattgtaatgctttatgtggtcttggtgcaagtatttccgttatgcctaagaaactctatgatatgcttgacttgccaccattgaaaaattgttatttggatgttaatcttgctgataatgctacgaagaaacctttggggaggattgataatgttcgtattatggttaacaataaccttgtccccgttgattttgttgtcttggatattgaatgcaacacatcttgtcccattatattgggaagaccttttcttcgaactgttggtgctactattgatatgaaggaaggtaatattaaatatcaatttcctctcaaaaaaggtatggaacacttccctagaaagaaaatgaagttaccttatgattctatcattagaacaaattatgatgtcgatgcttcatctcttgataatacttgattcacactttctgcacctagctgaaaggcgttaaagaaaagcgcttatgggagacaatcaatgtttttactacagtattttgttttatatttgagtcttggaagttgttactactgtagcaacctctccttatatttattttattgcattgttgtgccaagtaaagtctttgatagtaaagtcaatactagatttggattactgcgcagaaacagatttcttgctgtcacgaatctgggcagaattctctgtaggtaactcagacaaatctgcaaatttacgtgcgtgatcctcagatatgtacgcaactttcattcaatttgagcattttcatctgagcaagttaagtgcccctgtaaaattcgtctttagggactgttctgttttgacagattctgccttttatttcgcattgcctgttttgctatgtttgatggttctatttgttccattaactttcagtagctttgtgcaatgtccagaagtgttaagaatgattatgtcacctctgaatgtatgaattttcaattatgcactaaccctctaatgagtttgtttcgagtttggtgcggaggaagttttcaagggtcaagagaggaggatgatatactatgatcaagaagagtgaaaagtctaagcttgaggatgcccccgtggttcatccctgcatatttcaagaagactcaagcatctaagcttggggatgcccaaggcatccctttcttcatcgacaacattatcaggttcctctagtgaaactatatttttattcaatcacatcttatgtgctttgcttgaagcgtctgtttgctttagtttttgtttttgtttgaataaaatcggatcctagcattctttatattggagatattacactccgctgtttcgtatgaacacatgtgttctttcattgcgaaggttgaactacctcgttcattgatatatggttggaaacggaaaatgccgcatgtggtaaatggtataatgtcttgaataatgtgatacttggcaattgttgtgctcatatagatcatgtttaagctcttgcatcatgtaccttgtacctattaatgaataactacatagagcttgttaaaatttggtttgcatgattggtctctctaagtctagatattttctggttgaggtgtttgaacaacaaggagacgatgtaaagtcttataatgcttacaatatgtttatatgtgagtcttgctgcaccatttcatacttgagtttgcttcaaacaaccttgctagcctagccttgtattgagagggattcttctcgtgcatccaaatccttgagccaaaatccatgccatttgtgtccaccatacctacctactacatggtatttctccgccattccaaagtacattacttgagtgctacctttaaacttccattctttgcctttacgagtatatagctcatgggacaaatagccttaaaaactattgtggtgaagaatatgtacttatgtgtcttatttcttaataagttgcttgttgagcggtaaccatgtttcggggacgccatcaacttttacctttgttgaatatcatgtgagttgctatgcatgttcgtcttgtcacgaagtaagggagattttcatgatcaaatggtttgagtatgcatattgttagagaagaacattgggccgctaactaaagccatgcatcatggtggaagtttcagtttggacataaaacctcaatctcttatgagaatattacctgttgttgaatgcttaagcattaaaagaggagtccattatctgttgtctatgttgtcccggtatgggtgtctaagttgagaatgatcaaaagcgagaaatccaatgcgaaccttctccttagactcttgtacaggcggcatagaggtacccctttgtgacacttggttgaaacatatgttatgcaatgataatccgtgttaatcgaagctaattaggacaaggtgcgggcactattggtatactatgcatgaggcttgcagcttataagatatcttatacataacacatatgatttattactaccgttgacaaaattgtttcttgttttcaaaatgaaaagctctagcacaaaaatagtaatccatgcttccctctgcgaagggccattcttttacttcattgttgagtcagtttacctattctttctaccttagaagcaaacacttgtgtaaactgtgtgcattgattcttacatgtttacctattgcacttgttatattactttgtgttgacaattatccatgagatatacatgttgaagttgaaagcaaccgctgaaacttatatcttcctttgtgttgtttcaaagctttctactaagaatttattgcttatgagttaactcttatgcaagacttattgatgcttgtcttaaaagtactattcatgaaaagtctttgctatatgattcatttgtttactcattatcttcatcattgcttcgaatcgctgcattcatctcatgtgctttacaatagtattgatcaagattatgatagcatgtcacttcggaaattatctttgttatcgtttacctactcgagggcgagtaggaactaagcttggggatgcttgatacgtcccaaacgtatctataatttcttatgttccatgctacttttatgatgatactcacatgttttatacacattatatgtcattattatgcattttccggcactaacctattgacgagatgccgaagagccgattctttgttctcgctgttttggtttcgaaatcttagtaaggaaatattctcggaattggacgaaatcaacgcccgggggcctatttttccacgaagcttccagaagtccgaagaggaaacgaagtggggccacgaggtggccacacaacagggcggcgcggcccagcccctggccgcgcggccctagcgtgtgggtccctcgtgtggccccctgacctgcccttccgcctacttaaagtcttcgtcgcgaaaccccagtaccgagagccacgatacggaaaaccttccagagacgcagccgccgccaatcccatctcggggattcaggagatcgcctccggcaccctgccggagaggggaatcatctcccggaggtctcttcatcgccatgatcgcctccggatcgatgtgtgagtagttcacccctggaccatgggtccatagcagtagctagatggtcgtcttctcctcattgtgctatcatgttcgatcttgtgagctgcctatcatgatcaagatcgtttatttgtaatcctacatgttgtgtttgttgggatccgatggatattgaatactatgtcaagttgattatcaatctatcatatatgagttgtttatgttcttgcatgctctccgttgctagtagaggctctggccaagttgatacttatgaatccaagagggagtatttatgctcgatagtgggttcatgcctccattaaatctgggacagtgacagaaagttctaaggttgtggatgtcttgttgccactagggataaaacatcgatgctttgtctaaggatatttgtgttgattacattacgcaccatacttaatgcaattgtccgttgcttgcaacttaataccggaaggggttcggatgataacctgaaagtggactttttaggcatagatgcatgctggatggcggtctatgtactttgtcgtaatgccctgattaaatctcatagtactcatcatgatatatgtatgtgcattgttatgccttctttatttgtcaattgtccaactgtaatttgttcacccaacatgctatttatcttatgggagagacaccactagtgatctgtggaccccgatcctattctttacatctgaaatacaatctactgcaatacttgtactttactgttcttcgcaaacaatcatcttccacacaatacggttaatcctttgttcacagcaagccggtgagattgacaacctcactgttacgttggggcaaagtactttggttgtgttgtgcaggtttcacgttggcgccggaatccatggtgttgcgccgcactacactccgccaccaacaaccttcaacgtgcttcttggctcctactggttcgataaaccttggtttctttcggagggaaaacttactgctgtgcacatcacaccttcctcttggggtttccaacggacgtgtgtctcacgcgcatcaatcAGCCACGTGCAAAAAACAGTAGCTGCACCCATTATCCCTCTTATCTTGGTTGAGAGAGACCTCTTAATTTCTTATTGTTGAGCATCACTTTGGGGTGAAAGTTCCATGAAGATTTACACTGGAAATTACTATGCGCACCACTGGAAGTTTCGGTGTTGACCCTTCGTAAGTATTGGTGATGAACCTCTATTCTGAATCTCCGATCATTTATTTTGATAGGGCTAAGATATTTCATCATCGTTCGGTCTGTGGGAAAGTTATCGTGAAGTAACTCTTCTGCTGATCCCTCTTCATGATCTTGTTCCTTTGTGTATGATAGAATGAAATAGCACATAATTTCTAGTGCTATTTGCTACAAGATCATGAAGCTGGATCAAAAGGCAACCAAACGCCTTCTATTTGCAACAAGAACATGAGGAGGGGTTAAAAGGCAACCAAACGCCTTCTATTTGCATCAGCCTCCCACAAAACCATGTGTGCAGCGAACCAAACAAAAAGGTCATAGTTGCCCAACCAATGTAGTCAAATCCCATGTGGGCAACCAAAAGAAGTGGAGAACGTGGCTTTTTTTCCTGTTTCCACACAGATGTTCCGTAGGGACATGAGCTCGGGAGCTCCAAAATAGGCCTAGGCAACCAATCACGCCCAAAGTGCAATCGCAGAGACTTTTTAATTAAAATAATCCATATTTTCACATCGGAGTTGCACGTACCCAACCCATACAAACATCGGTGAAACACATGAAATGCTCTAACTATAAATGGCAAATAAACTACTGGTTTGATCCATTGCTCGCATATTGATTGGGCAACTCTAACTTCTCCCTCTTACTCAGTGATACATGCATTTTATATCATCAATATAGTGACTTATATGATTAGTTTTGAATGGTATTTTCTATGATCCATCATATGCCTTTTTAGTTGTTTTATGAAAAATCCCTTTCATTCGTATTTAATTTTTGGGAGATAGAAAACATCTTTTTCGTATTTTGCTGTTTTAGGGACCATCCATCGATgcctaaaataaaaggaaaaatataTGATCAGTTTTTCATTAAGAGAAAGACTGTGGGCCAAAGAAGTACAAGAGGGGAGCCATGGGGGCCAAACGAGACCAGGCGGCACTCCCCCTCAACTAGGTGCGCCACCCAGGCCTGTTTGGTCCTCGAGAGTCGTCTCGACCCCTCCTTTTGACAGAGCCTCCGTCTCGCTAGAAAACCAACGCCATGTTTTTCCCAAGATTTACACAGGCGGTGatggaggcgaaagtcctctcctactctggGAGAGAGCAGATCATGCATTATTGGAGCCTCCgatgaaggggaaatcgacgccatcgtcatcaccactcctccttaGTGTAGGGGAGgcctctccatcaacatctccatcagcaccgtcatcatcaccatctccatctccaagatCCACTTCATCCCCCTTATAGTTTGTGATTGATTGAGCCTTGGATATTGTTTAAGTGCTatttgcatgtttgtgattggcaATTTGTATTTATTTGGTGGAGGTATTATATTTTTCAGATTGTGCTGTAATCCATATGCCTCTGATCTATATCATGTTTGGTACTTGTGAGTAGATCCCCATATTTTTGATGGCATGAGATGGATTGGCTATGATTTTCATATAATATGCAATGAGTATTTGATCaagtttttatcttttatgtggttatatgatggttttatgcgaacatgaactgcatattacttcacctatatgagcTCATAGGGTTGCACTTTGATGTAATGATGAGGTTTGGAAGGGACGGAATGACAGAAACTGTCTTCCAATACTtcgagttgcattagaggggtttatgccgGACCAGCTATGGTAGGACATTTATATCTTAATGATTCatatacttgctcatgaaaatggctctaggaggCATCATAAGAGTGTATTTACTAATATCTATGATTGCACCTAATTTAGTCTTCATTTTAAAAGAATGAAAATTGACAAGATATTTACCATATTGTGTAAAAATCTAAATGGTAAGTAAATGCATACCACTTTTGAAAACCCGATTTTCACATATAAATTCACACACACGTACTTGAGAAATCTAAATGTAGGTAAATTCATGTCAGCCCTGGGAAACGCTAGTCAcgtaaagtttttattaagcacacATACTTGTGGGCCTTTGAGCTCCATCGAGCACCGCGACGGTCGTGCGCCGTTTTactcctccacacttcttcttccacctccgcctccaaccAACACCCCATCGACTCTTCCCCATCGGCCATTGCCCCGCCCTTTTTCCTTCGTAAACCCCGAAATCCTCATCGCCGAAACCCTAAACCCATCGAGGCCCCGCGCCATGCGGTCCCTCGCGAGGGCCCGGCCGCCGAAGCCCCTCTGCCCCCTAGCCGCCTTCGTCCAGTCCATGGGGTACGTGGACGTGAAGATGCGGTGGAAGAAGGACGCGTCCTTCGACGGCGTCCCGGTGCTCGCGCACGCGCGGGACCTTCGCCCGCTCGCCGCCCTCGCGCGGCTCCTCTCCCCGTCGCCGACCCCCGTCTCCGCGGTCTCCAAGCTCCGCCGCTCGCTCGAGACCTCCGACCGCCGCGTCGCCGCCTTCCTGCGCCGCTTCCCCGCGGCCTTCGTCGAGTCCGTCGGGCCCGAGCACGACCACCCCTGGTTCCGCCTCTCCGCCCCCGCCGCGCGCCTCCTGCAGGAGGAGCGGGACGTCTTCGCCGCCCGCCGCGCCGACATCGcctcccgcctccgccgcctcctcctcatgTCCCCGGCCCGCCGCCTCCCGCTCAGCGTCGCGCAGGGCATGCTCTGGCACCTCGGCCTCCCGGAGGACTACTTCAGGCGCCCCGAGTTCGACATTGGGCAAGATGGGTTCAGAATCCTGACCACCGCCAGAGACGGCGACTACCACAGGGACGAGAACGATGGCAAGGAGCTGGGGCTCATCGACGATGGGAGAGACCAAGAAATGCCGCTGTCAGTGCTTCAAACGAACGCCATACGGAGGTTCGGGTCGGCAGACGAGGTGCCCATCCCATTATTCCCCTCAAAGGGTCTCCGGCTGAAGCACAAGATTGGGGACTGGCTGGAGAGGTTCCAGAAGCTGCCTTACGTCTCTCCGTATGAGGATTTCAGCAACATTCAACCGGGTACCGATGTTTCACAGAAGCGGGTGGCTGGGGTGCTCCATGAGCTGTTCAGTCTGTTCGTGACATGCTCCGCCGAGAGGCGGCGGCTGCTTTGTCTCAGGACGCACCTGGGGCTGCCACAGAAGTTTGACAGAGGGATCGAGCGGCACCCGCATATATTCTACTTGCTGTTGAAGGAGAAGACGTGCTTTGTTGTCCTCAAAGAGGCATACATGGCTGGGGGAGACACAGCGATTGAGGAGCACCCGATGCTGGCAGTGCGGAGCAAGTATGCCGGATTGATGGAGGAGTCTCGGGAGATCATAAAGCGTCGGCGAAGTGGGAAGCCTGTACAACTGGATCCTGAGGATCAAGAGGAGAGTGAGGATTG contains:
- the LOC124704495 gene encoding protein WHAT'S THIS FACTOR 9, mitochondrial-like; protein product: MRSLARARPPKPLCPLAAFVQSMGYVDVKMRWKKDASFDGVPVLAHARDLRPLAALARLLSPSPTPVSAVSKLRRSLETSDRRVAAFLRRFPAAFVESVGPEHDHPWFRLSAPAARLLQEERDVFAARRADIASRLRRLLLMSPARRLPLSVAQGMLWHLGLPEDYFRRPEFDIGQDGFRILTTARDGDYHRDENDGKELGLIDDGRDQEMPLSVLQTNAIRRFGSADEVPIPLFPSKGLRLKHKIGDWLERFQKLPYVSPYEDFSNIQPGTDVSQKRVAGVLHELFSLFVTCSAERRRLLCLRTHLGLPQKFDRGIERHPHIFYLLLKEKTCFVVLKEAYMAGGDTAIEEHPMLAVRSKYAGLMEESREIIKRRRSGKPVQLDPEDQEESEDWKDANSIGTHYF